In Zalophus californianus isolate mZalCal1 chromosome 16, mZalCal1.pri.v2, whole genome shotgun sequence, the sequence TGTCCAAGACCTTCTTGTTCCATCTGTTCTCCAGCTGGGAGCCACAGCCAGAAGCAGCACCAGGTAAATGGCCATAGTTGGGGcaaaggaaggggcaggggacaCGCCTCTCAGGTTTCCTTGTGGGCCCAAAGCAGCAAGTGAACCCCAGAAGCCTTCTTGACCCCCCTCTTCCTCAACCAACTACAaaaggagaagggacagagggagccgGGGCCTCCCTGTCCTGAGTCGGCTGTCTGCGTTACTTGGTGTTCTCCAACCTGATGACACTGTTTCTGTCATGTCAACTGCTCAATTGGGAAAATAGCTATAAAACTggccttcagtttccttatcaaaaGGAGAAGGGGCCCCAGCAGGGGAGGAACTGTCGCCACTGGAAGGATAGGGGGACACACGCCTCCTCTTAGAGTCTCCTTCACCCAGTCCTGAGTCACTGGACTCTGGCCGGATGGGGGTGATCTCAGTCCACACCGAAGGGGAGCCCTGGTCCTCTGGTCCCCGTCCCTCTGAAGCTCCAGGGCCAGGTTCCATGGGCAGAGTCCGCATGGGGCGGAACCAGCTGCCTGGGCCCATCTTGGGAGGGTACTGGGGGGCCATCGGCCAGCCCGCTCCAGGCGCCAGGACGTCCTGGCCTCGGTAGTAGGACATGGTGGGTccgggggtggagggcaggaacGCAGGCTTCATGCTGACTGCTCGAAACTCAGCCTCATAGCTGTGGTCCCGGGGGGCCCCCAACCAATAAGGCTGGGAAGCCACATCCTTGGCCTGCCCAGGAAGATCGGGGTAGAAGCGGCCGGGAACGGGATACTGGTTGGGTAGGAGAGGAGAGTAGTGGTCTCCCCCAAGCAATTGACAGTTGGGTCCAGGCGGGGAGGGCACGCTGGTGTCAACAGATGCatacatgctaaaaaaaaaaaaaaaaaggcaagaacacAGGGGTCACAAATGGAACTGGTCATCTGTGAGCCTGCCTGTTGTACGTCCCTCCCTGGACCCTCTTTCCCTGGCCTTACTGCCCTCCAAGCCTCCATCccacctcttcccacccccaggggcagagaggagacatGCTCGGCACATGTCTGGAGTCAATGGTAAGTCTCAGGAGATACCAAGAGGGGGCCCTTGGTGAGCTGAACCCAGCGGCACTTACGACTCAAAGTTCTCCCGGAATCCTTTGGCAAAAGGGTTATTGTCAATTTTCAGCTGAGTAATCTAGAGAGAGGGGAAATAGAGGCACCTGAGTCCTGAGTCTAGGGCTAGGGAACTTCCGAATTCCCCACCGAGGAAGACCGTGGGCCCCACTCTCCCCCTCGTGCCCCTCGCAGCTCAGGGGGACCGGTGGCCCTCACCTCCGCATTCTGGTAGGCGGTCACGGCAATGAACTGGGTCTCTTGGAAGGTGAAGATATGCGTGTTGGAAGTGTTGCCGGCCACCTCTGGCTCCCCATCGTTCACCTCAACGATGTGCAGCCGAGGCTGGTACTTATGGAGAGACTGGAGCACGATCATCTAAGAGAGAGCCGGATGCTTGTGGGGGTCGAAGGGTCCTCTACCCCCACCCGTGGCTGGCCCGATGGCCAGGCTAGAAGGGGCCTTGAGGTCATCATGTCCACTGCCCTGCTCTGCTACCATGCCACTTCCCAGGCCCTCTAGCTCTGGTCCCCAGCCTCTCCAGGGCACCAGCTCTGCCCTCTTGCCCCATTTCCTACCCCCCAGATGTGCATCGTAACCAAGATATTAGCACAAGCGGGGCTTTTCAGGGATGGGGCTCTGTTAACTGTATTGCTCAACTCAGAGAGACTCTGCATCCATTCCCTGGGGCAACTGGCACCAACTCTACGCCCAGCATGGTGCACAAGTGATGGCAGCCTGGGGTTCGGTGAAGAAACCCCCAGGCTGGCTTGGCCCATGTCATCCTGAATGCGAGCCCATGTCTGCCCCTGAGATTCAGCTTCCTCCCAACTCATCTCCACACCCCCTCAGGCGTGTGGAAAAGAACgagccagagaggaagaaaatgacttTTACAGAACAGAATCagccaggaggggtggggggtggcaagGAGTCTCACCTGGGTCACATTGTTAGAGGCCCCTTTGTTGTTCGTGAGCTTTAGTTTCCCAAATGAAACTTCCTGGCGCATCCAGTGGGCTCCAGTATTGGGGGAATCTGGGTGGACGTACAGGCGGTTTCCTGTGGACAGTTAACTTCTTTGGCACGCAGCCCCCTTGGGGACCAGACCCCCGGCTATGTGGGACTTCTTTGCCTGTTCTGAGGGGGATGTCAAAAAGGCTGCAGGGGGAGGACCAGATGGGGCAGGGCAAGGGGGGATGTGGGCAGGGGACTGAGCAGAAGACATGCTGACACAGAATAGAGAGAAGAGGACAGACAGAATGGGAGTGAGAAGTGGGAGGGGATAAGGGTGGGATGGGGAATTAAATCTCAGGTGTAGGGGGCAAGGGCTCGGGGGGGTTCCTCCTGGATCCACCAGGGGGCGCCCAGCCTCGGTGAAAAAGAGTGCCCACCACTCCCCAGGGCGCTCCTACCTGGCATGCTGCCCTCAGCCTTTCCACACTGCACCCATTTGCCGCTCTGATACCGCCAGTGGTGCTGGTCCACCAAGACCACGTCCACGAACATCCGGTAATGGCTGGTGGGCTCCAGCCCCGCCACAGTAAACGACAAGAATGGGAACATCCGCCTGAGGAGAACAGAGAGACCCAACAACATCCATCAGCCCTCCAACCGCACAGATGGCCAACCCCGCGCAAACGCTTTCGGTGGTGTGCTGGAGTTGGCTTGCATCCCGCGAGAGAACCAACTGGAAATGACCAAGAAGTGTGCCAGCCAGTGGTTATATACcgccatatttaaaaattaaattatataaacttacaattaaataCATTGCATTATAAGCcaaggtaataaatactcaaaaatcaTCACTTCTCATTTCGTGTCCTACATTTCACTATTATCTCTGTTCTTGAAGTGACTTACATCTTTTGTTCCTGCAAGACGGAAATACTAGACAGCTGCATGACTGCCCGACTCTTCTCGACTCTGCATTCAGTGACACCACATGTGCAGTTAGAAATCAGCCATCACAGGAGCATTTGCACCACGGAAATCAGCAAACACTATGAATCGGGGctttttcaatgtttttctttcagaGGGTCAGTTGCTAGACATTAACTGCACGCCACTGTCTCTGACCTTTGTTTGCTTCCTAGTGGGGAGCAAAGCCACAAGCCAGCCCCCCAGAGGCACTTCCCACTAAGCCCTCATGCCTCAATCCCCCAAGCCCCCAAGTCCTCCAGTCCTCAGACCCCTAACCCCCAAGTGGTCTCAGGCCCCAACCCATCCTCTCCACTGCAGCCCTCACGGCGCTCACACACTCTCGGCCCTGTGGCGCCCAggctctccctgccccatcctccTGCACCTGAGTTCTGTAGTATGGCCTGCCCCAGGCCTGAGCCTTCAGAGAAGTACCTAAACTCCTAGATGGAACTTTCCATCCACCTGAAAGAGAACTCTGTTAAGCACAATCCTCACACTCAAAGTCCTGCTTCCCTGGAAAAGTGGAGGAAGTTGAGGTTGGGATGCTGCATTATCCTCCATCGTGTCACAGGAATAGATTCAGAGAAGGAAGCACTTCCCCACCACAACCATCTCtgccacctccaccatcaccacccccaACAGCACCATCGCCACCGTCACTAcgaccaccacctccaccaccatcattACAACCACCACCTACACGAACACCcctatcaccaccatcactacaaccaccacctccaccaaCACCCCCATCACCACCGTCACTACGACCACCATCTCCACCAACACCCCCATCACCACCGTCACTACGACCACCATCTCTACCAACAGCCCCATCACCACCGTCACTACGACCACCATCTCCACCCCTACCTGCACCATCACTACAACCACCACCTCTACCAACACCCCCATCACCACCGTCACTATAaccgccatcaccaccacctccaccaccatcattACAACCACCACCTACACGAACACCCCCATCActaccatcactaccaccaccacctccaccaacactctcatcaccaccatcactacaaCCACACCTCCACCATCACTGCCCCTACCACCAAACCATTACCTCCATTATCACCATCACTGCAATGGTCCCCTCCACCATTACTGCCACTACTTACAACCACTCCGTCTACCAGCACCAGTCCCATCACCAATTCCAGTggcttaaattttcttttccaacccaagcaggaagagcagaatTTGCAGGATGGCAGAATCAGACCCTCATCAGAACAACTTTGCATTCCCACatacctctcccctcctcctacGAGAAGTCATGCCGATGGGAAGAAAGACTCCAGTCCATGAGTCAGAAAACCTGGAGGAGGGAGAGTTCTAGAGGCCTGGGAACACTTTTGGGTGCACCCTAGTCCCCAGAATATCCCAGAGCAACACCCTTAATAACCTTGGGAAGGTCTCCCCACATTCCTGTCTTCTCCAGACTCTCctatgctgagaaaaaaaaaaaaaaaaagacttactggCCCCATCCCCTGGAGTAAGTTAATTCCCAaaccaaacctcagtttcttcacccgTAAATGGAGACCATTACTCCTATCCATTTTTCCTCTGAGAGCTGTGAAGAAGTTTGAAAGATGTGAAACTCAGCTCATCCGGTCCCTCTTCCACCCCACCCTTTCGCAGGCCCAGTGCGATCAAAGCCAGCTGGCCCCGTGGAAGGACCCCAAGCAAGAGTCCAGAGCTCTAGCTCCAGCCTCCAGGTCCCAGAGGCTCAGCAGGCCAGTTGACTTGAGAAATCAAAGGTTAGGGATGAGACCTTGAACAATTAAGGCTGagaccattttttatttttttttaagattgtatttatttatttgacagagagagatacagcgagagagggaacacaagcagggggagtgggagagggagaagcaggcttcctgccgagcagggagcccgatgtggggctccatcccaggaccctgggattatgacctgagccgaaggcagacgctcaccgactgagccacccaggggcccctgagaCAATCTTTTCAACACATCTCTGCCACCAGCTCATTGTATGACAGTGGTTGGGTTGCCCACATTTTCTGTATCATAACCAGTTCTTATCCAAACTTGTAGGactaaaggaagggaaagaatataTTCATTGTGCCTCTGCTTAGCAGCAACCAGTTTAcctgaaatgtaaaatgttatttccaATTCTATACCTGAAggaactgaggatcagagagccGCGCTGACGGCTCCTTGGTGAGAGAGCAGAGTCGGGGTCTCCCATGCTGTGTGTCCATCTCTCTACCCTGCTTATCTCTGCTGGACGGGAATGAAGGAGATGCCAGAagaggacagggggagagggggaccaGGAGGGAGGTCTCATTTCACCCTAAAAGTCTAGAACCACCACCAGCTGGAATCCCAAAATAGCCCCTGATTTACATGACACTTTGCTGGGAAGGAACAGGGTCTGGTGCCAACCTAAGCACTCTCTAAAAAGACCACTCACCATTCTGCCCTCAGAGGACAGGGCCCAAGATTCTAAATTCCTCCGCTGCCGCTCAGGACTAGTCCATCTTGAAATGATTCGCAGGGTCATTCTAAccactcccccctccttccccgccATCCTGAACACCTCTGATAAGCTCTAGCTCACCATCATGACGTACAAATTACAAGGAGGTCGTTTTTGATCAGTCGTGTTGGcaggatgttttaaaattgatctctaggggcgcctgggtggctcagttggttaagcgactgccttcggctcaggtcatgatcctggggtcccgggatcgagtcccgcatcaggctccctgctcagtggggagtctgcttctccctctaaccctcccccctctcatgtactcgctctctctcattctcgctctctcaaataaataaatctttaaaaaaaataaaaataaaattgatctcTAATGCTGATGAGTCTGTGAGAAAATGGGTCCTCACACACTATTCGTGAGGATGTAAATTACCTGCACCTTTTAGGAGGATACTCCGGCAGTGCCTTGGACCCATCGAAATGTAAACTGCGCTCAGGCATCAAAGGATCTCCTCCTCCCACCAACCTCAGACACAACTTAGTGGAAATCGGACAGCCGCTAGCAAATGGGCCAACGGAATGTAAAGCTGTTTTCACCTGCCCCGAGATAAATGAAGCCAGTGAGTCCAAATTAaaaccccctccccaaaaaagaaaattgttttaaagatctaAGAAGTTCTCGGAATTGAGATTGTAGGGAAGTCCACAATGGCTGTGAGGCCAGTGATCTAGGATCAGGAGGCACTGAAATTGTTTTCTCCACTgttaaattcacacacacacacacacacacacacacacatacacacaaatgcaaATTGAGCTACTTAACAACAGAGCTACCCAAAGTTACCTTAATTATAATAATCAACTAATCACACCCAGAAAAGTGGGGATTGCCAGCAATGaatgcacacccacacacccacacacacagacacccgcctctctcttcctctactgaGAATGTCTACCATCAACTATTCTACGCACACCAACAcatacacaatacacacacagaaacacagcaCAAGTCCCGGGTGGGCACCCCGAATCTCAACAAACGCACCAGTTTGAGCTCCAACCTTTTCAGTTGGCCAGTCCCACATTTTATCTCACTGCCCTGGGGTCGTCTCTGGTGCTGGGAATTGCCACCcaccccccacgccccacccGTTGCTGCCCATGGAGGAGAGAGTGACTGTGTCACTGGTCCATACTGAGGGATGGGTctagggtgggtgggagaggaaggatCTGGGAGGGAGTGAGTCAGCCCAAGGCAAAAGGCCGTGGGGCTGTGGGTAGGCCTGGACtggaagaatttttcaaaaaggaagaagGCCGTGGGTGATGTGGTGGTGACTGGTAGGTCACTGGAGCCCCCGGAGGGACAGGCCAGCCCtccacacaggagagaaaggGTGCTGTTCTCTGAACCCAAGCCTTGCTCTTCAGAAGCCAGTAGTGGAAGGAAATGGCCGCCAAGTTCCCAGATCACTGGAGCCCAAGCTCAGCACCAGGGTGATGCGGGCTGGTGGGACTGAATCGGGGGCAACGTGTTCCctgtccccaccaccccaccatgGGGCCCCCGAGGTCTGATTCAAGGGGAGGCATCCAAGAAAATGGTGAGAGGCCACTGCCCCCTTCCAACAGGGACCCCACGGTGTCCGAGAAGCAGTCCCTCCGCATGGATAGAAAGCGGGAttaacagacacacacacacacacacacacacacacacgcacatgcgaTTATGAAATGATAGGGAAATTTGATGATATTTATGAATTTCTTCTCGGGTTTGTTAATGGTAttgtgtttacttttaaaaaaccatttttgggggcgccggggtggctcaggcagttgagcatccaactcttgatttcggctcaggtcatgatctcagagtcatgagatcgagccccgcgtccagctctgtgctgtgcgtggagcctgcttaggattctctctttcccccaccccccaataaataaataaataaataaataaataaattttttaaaagccatttttagaCGTGCATAGAGAAATTTTAAGGATGAAAGACTATAGTGGCTAGGATTTACTTACTAAATACTTAACACCATCACTAATATAATTGCAGACTAGGGGGTGGGAGGCGGAAGCGGGGTGAGTGAGGATAGAGAAGAAACAAGATTGGACCAGTGATAACAACTGTTGAAATTGGGTGATGGTAGGTGGAGGTTTTTCCTGtacttttgtatatattggaATTTTTCCTAATAAAGGAAAGTAGGTTTATTGTTCTAAAAGGGAAACAACAAGACTTGTCAATAGAGAATTATTCAGCAAGGacataaaggaaagaaggaagccacAGGGGTAGTGACAGCGACCTCACAGAGATGCATCCCCGTGAGACACCCCTCTACCCAGGCTGCAGGCAGCCCACAACCAGCCCCGCACCCAGCGGAGCCCCAAAGTGCTGGCCAATGCTCTGTCCACCCCACCCCTCAAGACTGGAAGGGCAGGGGCCTGGCAGCAGGTGGCAGGGAGACCTGGGCCGGGCTCCAGGGTGGGAGGGCTTCCTGAGCACCCAAGAGTAGAGGCCTGAGCTCAGGTCTGCTGTGTGACCGAGTGCAAGTCACCAGCCATCCCTGTGCCTCAGTGCCCTTAGCTGTGACTGGGGAGACCTCTTGGCTTGCGTAGCACACAGTGAAAGAATGGAAGTGAAAGCACTCTGAGCACAGCAAGGCCTTTGGACGGTGTAGGTGGCTGTTTTTACTCCTGGCCGTGACCGGCTGGAGAAAGAAACCCAGGCAGATACCGTCTGGGTTCGGGTGCCCGTTCTGCCAGCGACAGGTGGGCTGTGTAACCTCAGAAGAGTCTCTTCCTGTCTCTGAGCCCATTTCCCTGTCTGTGCAGGAAGGGGCCTGGATAGGATCTTCTGGGTCCCCTCCAATTCAGACTTGATAGGACTAGAAGCCTGGGCTGTTCCTGGGAGCACTCAGAGgtggctggggttgggggaagcagagaggaaTTCTCAGAAAGCTTAGGGGATAAATGCCACACCTTAAAAGAAAATGCCAACTTTCCTGAGTTCATCCTAGAGAAAGAGGAACAGCTCAGCAACTTGAAGCTATTTGTAGTCGGTGGACAGATTCCTCAATCCCAGGCTACCCCACAGAAATCACTGGAAAGGAAGAATGTCCTAGCAATGCCTAGATTgaatgccaccccccccccccggggctggcatggcctctcccctctccctcctcaagccccacactgggtatctGCCCTTTGACACCTCCCGGCTGTGCTGATGAcacagctccccccaccccacagcggTCCTTCCAGGTCCCCAGCCTGAGCAGGCCCCCACAGGGAAGGATGGGTGCACACTCTCACATGCCAGACCCAGGCAGGGCCCACTCAGCATTGCTTACTAAACAAATACCAGTGGCaagtttctcttcctttccccacgCAGGAGGCTGTCTCCGGAAGCAGCACCCTTGGCCCCAAACCCTACCCCACATGCACTGGGCTCAAGGGACCCTGAGCTATGGAGCCATGGGTTCCCCAGGCTGGATCCTACACTGGAAAGTTTCTGGCCAGGGAGGAGGCACACTTTCAGGGGACAGACCTGGGAGGCAGCCGAGTGGTACTGACTGCCCTCTGGGACCCATAGCTTAGCTTCACCTGCTCAGGCCCATGGGCATGTGCGCTCTCCGGCAGGGCCTGTGCCTGGACGGGATCTGCGCCCCCACACACTTTACCCCCCCCAAAACACGCTCACACCAGACATATGATCTCGAAGTACTACCGGAAAGGAAACTTGGCCACTGCTTCTCCATGTCACCAAATCCCAGGCTTACCCACCTCCCAAAACTGACCTGTGCACAACAGCCGCAAAAAGACTAGGAGAGGTGCgcggtgggagggtgggggtaggagaggtggggggcgggTTGCGCTGGGTTATTGTCCACCGCACCAAgaccctgccctctcctccatTTCCCTACACATAGGGGCTAAGAGGGGGTCCTGCCCTATCAAATCCAAAACACAGTCCCCCTCTGCCCACTTAGACCCCCACTGAGGTAGAAAGTGGGGCAAGGGCACACCCCAATCCTGGGTGAAACCATAGGTACCCTCCCCCTAAACCACGATAACTTCTCATTGCACCCACTCTCCTCCATCTCCCTTCTGAGTTCTGCCTGCTGGTGTAATGTCCCGGGAGACAACAACCCCCAGAACTTTCCTATTCTCACTACaactccctccccactccccccagaaCCAAAGCCAAACTACTGAGGGACGCTGAGACTCGAGCAGCGtctagacagaagaaaaaaaaccacgtCCTTGTTCCGGGCGGGCGGGTCCGAGGCTCCCACCCGCTCGCCTCCCGGGGCGCGCGTCTCACTCACCGTCCCTGCTTGGTGATGATCATCTCCGTCTGGTGCTGATTAAACTTGGACCACAACAGGTGGTTGTTGAGCGCGACTCTCAGCTTCCCGGACACCTCCAGCCCCGCCGGCAGCCCGTAGTCGTCGCGCGGCCCGGGGTAGAGTCCCGAGCGCGGGTCCGGGGCCGCGTAGCCGTCCCCAGGCTGGTAGCCCTCGGCGCTCGCCGTCGGTGGGAAGGGCTCGCCCACCCCGGGGAAGCCGGCGGCCTGGGGCCGGGGCGGGTAGGCGTAGGCTCCGAGGAAG encodes:
- the TBX21 gene encoding T-box transcription factor TBX21; translated protein: MGILARSCGDMLTGTEPMPASDEGRAPGVDPQNRYFYPEPGAQDGADRRGGASLGAPYAGGALVPSPPGRFLGAYAYPPRPQAAGFPGVGEPFPPTASAEGYQPGDGYAAPDPRSGLYPGPRDDYGLPAGLEVSGKLRVALNNHLLWSKFNQHQTEMIITKQGRRMFPFLSFTVAGLEPTSHYRMFVDVVLVDQHHWRYQSGKWVQCGKAEGSMPGNRLYVHPDSPNTGAHWMRQEVSFGKLKLTNNKGASNNVTQMIVLQSLHKYQPRLHIVEVNDGEPEVAGNTSNTHIFTFQETQFIAVTAYQNAEITQLKIDNNPFAKGFRENFESMYASVDTSVPSPPGPNCQLLGGDHYSPLLPNQYPVPGRFYPDLPGQAKDVASQPYWLGAPRDHSYEAEFRAVSMKPAFLPSTPGPTMSYYRGQDVLAPGAGWPMAPQYPPKMGPGSWFRPMRTLPMEPGPGASEGRGPEDQGSPSVWTEITPIRPESSDSGLGEGDSKRRRVSPYPSSGDSSSPAGAPSPFDKETEGQFYSYFPN